The sequence AATGCAGCCGATAAGGTAACGTGGTCacgaaaatttcaatattcaatttgtcaattttaatcTGTTGatgatgtattaaaataaaatgataattctCAGGGGATTTGCCGCGatacaattatttcttttttttttattaatgctaGTCTTTTAAATCTTGCAGAGTGAAAAATCAATGGAAAAATTGCACAAGCTCAATTTTCAGAAACAAATTATTGTCACCCGAGTTATATCAGCAATTCTATTCTTTGATTCCGTGATTCCAGTTTTCTTTCGAGAATTGCAAATTCCACGTggaaaagggaaaagaagGCACGGGCAGAGTGGTTGTATGGTCAATGGGTGTGCAGAATAGTTACACCATGGAAGCTTCTATGGGCGGCTCCAAAATGGGCTCCAGATGTGGAACGCATTTTTCCACTCAGGACTACGAACAGATCGGCAAGGCATTCTGCGAGACTCTACTTGATTTTTCTGATCAAGATCCCATGAAGGTAGCACGGTcagattattaataattcaatcaCGTACACATTTCTTGGATTTTTTGATAGGGAATACGATAGCATTCGAATAGCGATTTAATTTctcgttttcttcttttataaacAACGAAAACAACGAGACTCAAATGcagaacaaaattataatgttattcatattcaagtaagtctcaaggaaatacagatattatttagagagagaaaaataaaaaaaaacacagtcaaaattaatcttacatatattattatccaattaatgtttaatcataaaataaaataaaacgcatatgtaagttatatataatatgtgtaaattaaatatataaataaatatataataaaaatataacaaaataaatatcactaacgataaaattaagaatgcataaaatatattatttaattgcataaaatgcagattaaatgtgaaaaatttattaaagaagctACTAAAGTACTGTgtgaaaaagagataaaaaccggattgaatttctaaatttttagttttctgtGAAGGCCTTCTTGTTAGTGTTTTTAAGTAAGTATTCTGTGAAGactaaaattaagaatattcttgaatttcaactaaatatttttatataatttagcattttctctaatagattttttaatttatctgcaATGAGACTTTTTGCAATGAGACAATATCTGacacattattttatagttaattgtgttgcaaaagtaaatttatctttattatatgtgtaatatataatttacatatataattttacacataaattttagtgttaaatattaattagatatattgCATTATTAGTTTTGACtgtatttttttaccttttcgtTTATGGCATTATTTATGACATTCAAAGCATTAACAttcaaaactaaatttatttatcgaaatCTGTTCATCACGAAATTATTCCATTTTTGCGCACGTATTTTCTCGGATGGGCATCACGGTAAGTAATATCAGATTAATACCGTAAATAAAGTCTCATCGTTTTGCTGTGAATTTCAAgacaatttgaaaattatatctcCCAAGataaaagactgttttaatttggataatttcaattatatatcaGAATGAATCACGATGAATCTGGCAAACGTGGCTCGATAGGAAAGACTCCGAAATAAGATTATAGCTAGACTGACGAAGGAGGGTTCCAATGCTGAGGAGCCTACCAATATCGACTTGACCGACTATTCGAGGTATATCCTTTCTAAGCACGTACATTACctacactgatagaaaaaatatgttgtatttgtaactataattgcatagtaaaataattatagttaggaatatcatttttatagtaattattactataatattggtaataataactatatatttatggtaaGTGCTTATAATGATCATTTTATGGTACAACTAACTGTGTAAAAATCTCCATTTTGGTTATAGCAACCATATCATAAGTTGCATAAACTAATACTATGATTATGAGAACCGTAATATAGTTGAAACcaacataaatttatgttgCTATAACCAAAATGGAGATTTTTACACAGTTAGTTGTACCATAAAATGATCATAagcatttaccataaatacatagttattattaccaatattatagtaataattattataaaaatgatattcctaaCTAGagttattttactatgcaattatagttacaaatacaacacatttttctatcagtgtatGCAATAATTCGCATTTCGAAATCCGTCTCACCAGCGCTGTCCCCGAATTTTTTCCAGCGACGAGGGGGGCGTCTCGCAGGGGAGCTTCTCGTCGGAAGAGGAAAGGATCGAGTGCTACACGGATGCTGCGTGGTCCAGCGAGGGCGGCGAGTTCCTGGCGAGTCGCCGCCGGTATCTTTGCGTGCCACCGCCGTCGCCGACCTTCGTCCCGCCGAGAAGCGTCGGTCTTTACAGAAGGAGGGCGCGAAGGGACGTCGCGGGGAGAATTTATTTGGAGCGCAGGAGAAATCTGGTATCTCTATGCTATTATGTCCATAATATTTCTCTAAAGTCCATAaattttcttgctttttttcATTCACTTGTAGGAACAATTCACTATGCTCACTGATGTAAATCATATTGCATTGTCGACAGACGCGACGAGCGGTGATGGACTTGCCGACCACGGATCCAGGTAGCGACCTGTGCGACCTGACCGATTCGGCCGACGAGGGTTTCGTCAGAAGCGAGGGACGAGAATACGACGGTACAACATCGAAATGACTTTCTACACGTAATTGTTATGTGTTATACTTGTGCCTGCAGTTATGCTGTGTCTTGTAGCTGCATGGGGAAGTACCGCGCAAGAGTACCGCGAGGAGATAATCGAGCTTTCCGAAAGGGAGACGGCGGAGAAAGGGGAGCAGCAGGAGAAGACGCTGATCCTGCCGGAAATCGTGAGACCTCGCAGCGTGTCCTTCGGCGAGCTATTGCCGCGTAAGGAACACCGGAAGACTCGTCAACGATGCCTTCGGTACAGATCGATCGTTTCTTTACTAATAAAATGAGAGGAATTCTTCGATAGCTGTCCTAAATTAGGGATAAATTGCAGAGCTGTTacttttgataattttgaatattcgAAGCTTCCAAGCTTAactgtgaaaattttttgaagctCTGAATAATCGAAATCGTAAATAGCAGCCTTAAGAATCATGATATCGTATGCATATAAAGctaatatatatgcataaaaaataacaataatttataacttggTTATACGGTAATGACAATCATAAAGAGTCACGAGACAGTTGCTCAAAATTTTcacgtataaataatatatttcttctgcaatatttaatttattccttgaatttatactttaaattcaaatagaaAATGACAAATGAAAGTTAGGATGACAATTATATGTGCaattatatttcagaaattaatagaaattatatataaaaatgtgatatgTTTCGGGTTAACTTTGAGCCATTATCAGCAAAATTGATTCGAGCGCAAAAAGAAACGTATACAcactgaaaaatttattttcatgttaAGAAAAGcagtttcttattttttacttttttttcttttaagtaatggttatcttaaaatttaacatattttttatttaaataaagaatatgtccttgaattttaaaatacgctCATTGTTTacttgaaaaaagtaaaatttatttaaaataaatttgtgtacacacagaaaaatgtgtacttgaattaaataagtattactctcttgttttaaatatatcataagtttatatatccaCAAATCTAAGTAATACAttcattcaaaatatattctgaatcCCAATAATTTagtacttaattaaaaatattcatatcaaaataaagcagtttcttattttttactttttttcttttaagtaatggttatcttaaaatttaacatattctttatttaaataaagaatatgtccttgaattttaaaatacgctCATTGTTTacttgaaaaaagtaaaatttatttaaaataaatttgtgtacacacagaaaaatgtgtacttgaattaaataagtattactcttgttttaaatatatcataagtttatatatccaCAAGTCTAAGTAATACAttcattcaaaatatattctgaatcCTAATAATTTagtacttaattaaaaatattcatatcaaaataaaaatttattactttgacctttcttcaattcaattttataatattctccgaaaaaagtataaattattttttttaagtgataatgagttttttgaaatttgtgacaagtatattttaaaacaattatcaaaaaaacatttattaatgataattattacttattataagaaaaaaagtaaattgagtAATCACAGGGTTGGCAAAATTCCACTTTTTTGGATGAAGCCCATGCCAATAAAAACTAGTATTTTCCGGAAAAAACCGACAAAAACTGACAAAAATTGATCTCGTCTATAAAAAcatacaattacaataaataaaaaatctttttatccatattttatcaatcttaATTCACAAGCGGTATCCTAGATATATCGTTATAATCTTACATACTCCTGTACGCAATACATAATACTCCTGTACACAAATATCTGCGAGAAAAAAgacgatatataaaaaagagatatgTATTAgctaaattctaaattttatattaattttttgtttaataagaaaacatcatatataataaaagcaggtatataatattataaataactatataatataataaattactataaatagtaatataatagaaaaataaacataatactaaaaattaaaattttttcgagtACAAATCTGGTTAATtcgcaatttaataatttgtaacaaaaatctaatttatttatttaagaaatagaaaaggaaataagaaatataattacacattacaatttacatacttttgttaCGTGGGTAACGTTCATTGCGACAgcacaactgtaatttattcaacATTGTGACAATTTCTATAAcatgtgaaaaattttgcaggcagtcaaaagtaaaaacatgaTATGACATTCACAACATCGTTATTTCCGAATAGTATACGCACATAAACTacagtaaatattgattatctttgaaaataattacgagaacacattatttagcaattattggagaaattatagccattggccatcttttccGTATAGCCGTCATACCCTAACTTACCCTAATAGTCGTTTAGCCTCTGCCTTCCGACCGTGGCCGCGAAATAATTgcgattataattatagtcatgcattaattcataaaatcgCGATTTCCGCAGAACGCTGAGAAATCAGTCGCCGGTGTCGACGAGCCGAGAGGTGAGGCTCAAGCTGACGTCATTGAGAAGACAGATCTGGACGGGCGTTTCGACCGCGGCCGCCGAGGGCAACGACGCGGAACGTCTCGCCGACGCGGCATTCGCGAGGACGCCGTTGAGCTGGGGTATCTCCAGACACGCTCTGGCGCACTATCCCACGGACGGCGAGGTCACGCTGAAGTGAGTATGTAATATACTTCGGTGTACTCGACTTATCGCGCGGCATATGGCGCGCCCCGCGTAAAATATGCGCGTTGCGTGCGCGCGACGTTTCGTTGCGGTCGTGCAGGTGCGCGCGTTGGAATCCtcttcgttcgttcgtttcgTCGTGCACGCGATTAAGAGAgattcgagaaaaaaaaaggaggaaggaaaatatatatgcgCGTCTTTCAGGCCGCGGTCGAAGAAGCCGGCGCAGTCGCCGGTCTACGACGCGGACAAGGACGACGCGAGGAAGACGCGGAAGAAGTCGCGGCGGAATGCGGCGCAGGCGGCCGCGCGAACGGACGCGCAGAAGCCGTCCTCCAGGAGGAAGAACGCGAGGCTCGACTGGCAGCGGGTGGTGACACTGAATTCCCGGGGCAAGGACGTGAGAATCGCGCGGGCCTCCTCTCTCCTGGCGATCGAGGCGGACTCGTTGAAGCTGCTGgccgcgtcgtcgtcgtcgtcctcgtcgtcgtccaAGCAGCCGCAGCGATCGCCACGGAAGCTCGAGCCGCGCCGGAAGTTCCGCGGCGTTGGGGTCGCGGTGGCGTCCACCTGCGGCGTCGGCGTCGCCGGGGCGAAGCGAACGTGCGCCGCGAAGCCGACGAGGTCGAGAGCGTGCCGTCGCGACGCCTTCTGCGAGAGCACGACGTCGGACGACGCCTCGTCGGACTCGGGCAAGCCGAAGGTCGTGAAGAAGAagcagaagaagaagaagcagcagcagcagcaacagccgAGGAAACCGAGCAGAGGAACGGAGCAGAGCAAGCGCGTCTGCAGCAGCGCGAAGACCTCGCGTAACAATGTCTgagaatttttatctttcgaGGCTACGGGATAAACGTATCATTATCCCTGGCGAGATTTCTCGAGGTCTcgaaagaaatcttttaaatgGAAAGATTGAGAAATAATCAAGGACTGAACTCTATAGTAGCAAAAAACATTGGCGCAATATTGAGAAGTAAAGACAATATTGCCAATATTGGTCCAATATTGTGAAGTGTACGCTTTATCTTATTTAGCCGGTTTGTCTAAGCAGcaatattggttcaatattgGTTCAGCATCGGGCCAATATTGaaccaatcaattttttatattggacattaattgcattctaattaagaactaataattttatgaccAATTCATTcccaatataaccaatatttagCCAATATTAGCCAATATATTGCCAATGTATTTTGTTACTAGGGAAGTTAAGGAGCTAATAAATGAGCGAATTAAGGGACGAAAAAAGATGAATTAGATTTATTCTTTCAATTcgataagaatttaaaaaaaaaactcgagaATAGTTAactctctttaatattttattaatgttgcGACGATTTTTACATACAAGGACGGAACAATTATTTAGATAACATCTTGATCTTTTTAATCTCATGTCCTCCGACGACACGTTCGGATTAAATCATAGAGTCGACACATTCTCGCTTCCTAACGTGGGAAATAAATTACTTGTTATTTTCCTATTTAAcggataacaattttaaagttatataaccGTGACCAATTCAAACGTATCTTGCATAacagataatattttctgaCTTTGATCATAGCTTTTTGTGAAAACCctttgtagaaatttattacatttatgtttctaagatttttaatattatctttaattcgCTACGCAATCTTTAATTATGTTTCATTCGATTTATCCTATCTttgactaatatttttaatgatgatTTATGCCGAAGAAAGACAAATAAAGTCCGAAAAGTCAAGTCCGAAAAGTACATGTCAATCAACTATTCTCAAATTTCTCCAAATTTTCccaagaaattaaaagaattaatattatcattctttttcataattttacttGCTCGTTTGTTAACCACACAGGCATTTTCTTAACTTAATTGCGTTTACTGGAAATCAAGGGTGTTTTAGAAACTAAAATTTCACTGATGGATGATAAAATCTACGTCCTTGTTAAATTGCAAGCCGAGTGGCAAGACTTTATTCGAACAATATATATGTGCCATTCAAAAATTGTAGTAGCTACAATCGATATAgaacaataatatttcaacGTGAGGTTTTATTTAGAATCTAGAAAATAGATTATAAATCACCGAcatgttgataaaaattcatgagAAGAGAGTCTCAGCATGAAAATTATCAGCTTGCGGCAATGAGATAAAGAATTTATCAAGATTTATCTCCCTTTGAAAGtgtgaagaaaaaataactCGCAATCTCCTTCGAAACgtcattttttttagagagatATCTAATGAATaactatgaaaattaaaaaaataatagcctcgatattattattatataaaaaaattgatctgagaaattgctttaaaaaatcatagatATGATCTGTTGGGTCTATAACAACATCATAAGtacggggggggggaggggcgcaattatagcaatttttttatgcaaaataaaaacagcCTTGTAAATAACTGAGATGGGGCATAAGAACTGACCGGAAAAGTTTAGtggatacaaaaaaaaaacgtggtAAATTCCAAATTCTATTGTtccaaattttatcaaaatagtaatataataaattggcaatgaaataaaagaatggcaaaattaataaaaattattaatatctattaccaaaatattatataactttatgtaaaaaacaattttttatttaactagtAAATCACTatagtttgaagaaaataaaatcaaccaacaataatgaattaataacaaaaccttaaaatattttaaaaattttgaaaaagtaaatattactaaattttacattaatttttaattttatgaagaatatatatgtatatattctcTCACAAACTTAGAAATTTTCTGTATAGgtatctatttattttgaatatatactatatttaatatcttgtaccaaaaaaattaatttactttttacatattacatttattctaAATCTACTACAGATTGCAATTTTCATAAAGCTTAAAAGGGAAAAGAGTAAAAGACGCTCAATTAGTATTCTTCCGTTGTCttctatttgaaaaaagatgATTTTCTTGTCgtattttttcgtaaaatttttctattgatAAACATGTGGAATTTTTTGAATCTTAAgacaagattaattaattaattaattcaaagtaTCTCGTAAATGtgaacaattattattactattgttCAATACTATTAAGTAGTCGAGATACACAAtaacacaattatattattaatataagcaCTGCAATAAGTATCTGCGATTTAAACGGGAACGTAATATTGTACTCGTATGAGTAcataaatgtgtaaatatttaaattataatttttacgacTCACTTCTGCCAGACGAGATTAATTGTAGAtaaggggctcgattcttgaattcattcgcaagagaaacgtattcgcaaattctgttcttacagaaaagttggaaatttattggctatcgtatggctattaaccaataaacttacaactttctgttagagcgagtatttgcgtatacgtttctcttgcgaatgacttca is a genomic window of Monomorium pharaonis isolate MP-MQ-018 chromosome 7, ASM1337386v2, whole genome shotgun sequence containing:
- the LOC105828869 gene encoding cytosolic carboxypeptidase 2, which translates into the protein MMRAVSSSRVRELQAVLFPVQPIPGGILSDLTPQDLQVSQLERYESSGLRRDAESALFTISLGLSRHRYSKEALRAVLDARCIVDGSIQEAARWPTECQVIQERVRHVEYSPAIPEAFYVTTGKEPRPKPIGDELGTVIFRYCPTNVTNYFSRSCVGGSTVYPTDLPEESTVDGNDIFFVAEASRPKNESTDLRFESRFECGNLGKVVKITDTYYQLYLRRDLYTQRHTQWYYFRVSNTRSRITYRFSIVNMCKEESLYNEGLKPLLYSTEDARTRSVGWRRCGDNIAYYRNNDSSSDEEKEKHTLTFNISFPHDHDIVYLAHCYPYTYTDLQEYLGRIAADPAKTRFAKLRLLCRSLAGNSVYYLTITAPTNDEEVRRKRGVVITARVHPGETPSSWTMKGIIDFLTGDTNRARELRERFVFKLVPMLNPDGVIVGNNRCSLSGKDLNRQYRTVMRESYPSVWHTKLMIRRLLEECGVAIYCDLHAHSRKHNIFAYGCESKRTGCNGRLSEQVFPLMLHKNAADKFSFENCKFHVEKGKEGTGRVVVWSMGVQNSYTMEASMGGSKMGSRCGTHFSTQDYEQIGKAFCETLLDFSDQDPMKERLRNKIIARLTKEGSNAEEPTNIDLTDYSSDEGGVSQGSFSSEEERIECYTDAAWSSEGGEFLASRRRYLCVPPPSPTFVPPRSVGLYRRRARRDVAGRIYLERRRNLTRRAVMDLPTTDPGSDLCDLTDSADEGFVRSEGREYDAAWGSTAQEYREEIIELSERETAEKGEQQEKTLILPEIVRPRSVSFGELLPRKEHRKTRQRCLRTLRNQSPVSTSREVRLKLTSLRRQIWTGVSTAAAEGNDAERLADAAFARTPLSWGISRHALAHYPTDGEVTLKPRSKKPAQSPVYDADKDDARKTRKKSRRNAAQAAARTDAQKPSSRRKNARLDWQRVVTLNSRGKDVRIARASSLLAIEADSLKLLAASSSSSSSSSKQPQRSPRKLEPRRKFRGVGVAVASTCGVGVAGAKRTCAAKPTRSRACRRDAFCESTTSDDASSDSGKPKVVKKKQKKKKQQQQQQPRKPSRGTEQSKRVCSSAKTSRNNV